The nucleotide window CCGGCGCAGCCGGTAGCGCAACGACTGGGGGTGGAGGCCGAGGCTGCGGGCGGCGGCGTTCGCGGAGCCCTCATCGAGGTAGGTGGTCAGCGCCGCCAGGAGAGGGCCGCGGCCCGGCCGGACGAGCGGGCCGAGGATCAGCCGGCTGATCTGTTCGGGGGCGGCGGCGGGTCGCCCGCCGAGCAGGGCCAGCACCTGGGCGTCGCCGTCCGTCAGGAGCCGCGCCGGATGGTGGGCGTGCGCGGGCGCCGTGTCCAGGGCATCAGCCGCGAGCCGGTAGGCGACGGCGATCCGGTCCTGACTCTCCCCCGAGATCGCACACCCCCGCAGACCACGCTCCCGCAGCGCCTCCGGCGCGGCCGCGCCGGCCGCGGCGGGCAACAGCAGGACGAGGCGTGAGGCGCGCACCGTCGCCAGCGCGGTGGCGTCGTGGGCATGGCCGTCGAGCGCGGCCAGCAGCCCGAGAGCCGCCTCCTGCGTCACCGGCGGACCCGCCAGCGCGAGTGGTTCGGCCACCAACAGGCTGTAGGGGTCCGGGAGTTGACGGCCCAGCCGGGCGGCACGGTCGGTCAGGGCGCCGAGGGAGGCGTGCCGGCCGGCGATCAGATCGTCGAGGAGCAGCCGCAGCGCCCGGTCGCGGTCCCCGGCGAGGTCCTCGCTGGCGGCGGTGTACGCCGTGACCATCTCCTCGGAGAGCAGGTCCAGGATGGTCAGCGCCATCCGGACGAAGGCGAAGGCGTCGGGCGCGTCCGGTGCCGGCGTACCGTGCGCGACCTCGTCCGTGAGGACCGTCGCCGCGACCCGGTAGGCCCGCAGGACCGCCTGCACCGGGCGGCCGTCCGCGGCCCGCGCCGCCGCGATCCCGCGGAACCGCCGGAGATCGGCCGGGGTGAGGGCGCCGTCGGTGGCCCACAGTTCGAGCATCCGCTCCAGCGCCCAGGCGGCGATGGCACGGACCTCCTGGAGCCGGCTGTCGTCGAGCACCGCGTAGGCCGGTACCTGCGCACGCACCGCGGTGACGATCGAGGCGACCACGCGCGGGGAGGCGGTCAGCTGCTGCCGGATGCGCTCCCGATCCTTCATCACAGGGTGATGATGTCAGCCGCGCGTGGTGCGCACCGTGGTGGACGGGTCTTGTCACTGTCGCCAGGATCGCGGTGAGCACGGGGTATCGGCGACGAGAGGCGGGACGGACGGATGGCGAAGCACTGGGCGGACTTCCAGTACGAGATCTATCTCCGCGGCATGACGGGCGCCGTACCACGGCTGCCCACCGATCTGTCGCGGCTGGAAGAGCTCACCGAGCAGCGGCTCGGCCCCGGCCCGGTCGGCTATGTGGCCGGCAGCGCGGGCACCGGCAGCACCGCCGCGGCCAACCGGGCCGCGCTGGACCGCCGGCGGATCGTCCCGCGGATGCTGCGGGACGTGGCCGCCCGCGACCTGTCCGTGGAGGTCCTGGGCCGGTCGCTGCCCGCGCCGCTCGCGCTGGCGCCGGTGGGCGTGCTGTCCCTCATGCATCCGGACGCCGAGCCCGCCGCCGCCCGGGCCGCCGCGGCGCAGGGTGTGCCGTACATCCTGTCCTCCGCCTCGAGCACCCCCATGGAGGAGGTCGCCGCGGCGATGGGTGACGGGGAGCGGTGGTTCCAGCTGTACTGGGCGAAGGAGCGCGAGGTGACCCGCAGCTTTCTGCACCGGGCGAAGGCGGCGGGGTTCACCGCGCTGTTCGTCACCCTCGACACCCCGCTCCTCGCCTGGCGGCCGCGCGATCTCGACCAGGCGTACCTGCCGTTCCTGCACGGCGTGGGCACCGCCAACTACTTCACCGACCCGGCGTTCACGGCCGGGCTCGCCAAGCCGGTGCACGAGGACCCCGACGCGGCCGTGATGCACTTCGTGGGGATGTTCGCCGAACCCGGCAAGACCTGGCCGGACCTGGCGTTCCTGCGCGAGAACTGGGACGGCCCGATCGTGCTCAAGGGCATCCTGCACCCGCAGGACGCGCTGCTGGCCGCCGAGGCCGGGATGGACGGGGTGGTGGTCTCCAACCACGGCGGCCGCCAGGTGGCGGGCTCCGTCGCCGCCGCCGACGCGCTGCCCCGGGTGGCGAAGGCGGCCGGGGACCGGCTGACCGTCCTGTTCGACAGCGGGATCCGCACCGGCGACGACATCGTCAAGGCCCTGGCCCTGGGCGCGAAGTCGGTGCTGGTGGGGCGCCCTTACGCCTATGGGCTCGGCCTCGACGGCCAGGCGGGCGTGGAGCACGTCATCCGC belongs to Streptomyces sp. NBC_01454 and includes:
- a CDS encoding PucR family transcriptional regulator; translated protein: MKDRERIRQQLTASPRVVASIVTAVRAQVPAYAVLDDSRLQEVRAIAAWALERMLELWATDGALTPADLRRFRGIAAARAADGRPVQAVLRAYRVAATVLTDEVAHGTPAPDAPDAFAFVRMALTILDLLSEEMVTAYTAASEDLAGDRDRALRLLLDDLIAGRHASLGALTDRAARLGRQLPDPYSLLVAEPLALAGPPVTQEAALGLLAALDGHAHDATALATVRASRLVLLLPAAAGAAAPEALRERGLRGCAISGESQDRIAVAYRLAADALDTAPAHAHHPARLLTDGDAQVLALLGGRPAAAPEQISRLILGPLVRPGRGPLLAALTTYLDEGSANAAARSLGLHPQSLRYRLRRIADLTLRDPRDPWQRLTLDIARTIGH
- a CDS encoding lactate 2-monooxygenase yields the protein MAKHWADFQYEIYLRGMTGAVPRLPTDLSRLEELTEQRLGPGPVGYVAGSAGTGSTAAANRAALDRRRIVPRMLRDVAARDLSVEVLGRSLPAPLALAPVGVLSLMHPDAEPAAARAAAAQGVPYILSSASSTPMEEVAAAMGDGERWFQLYWAKEREVTRSFLHRAKAAGFTALFVTLDTPLLAWRPRDLDQAYLPFLHGVGTANYFTDPAFTAGLAKPVHEDPDAAVMHFVGMFAEPGKTWPDLAFLRENWDGPIVLKGILHPQDALLAAEAGMDGVVVSNHGGRQVAGSVAAADALPRVAKAAGDRLTVLFDSGIRTGDDIVKALALGAKSVLVGRPYAYGLGLDGQAGVEHVIRCLLAEFDLTLALSGHSRPTTLTADDLLEESA